Proteins encoded within one genomic window of Acinetobacter sp. WCHA55:
- a CDS encoding RNA polymerase sigma factor, protein MSPSTSSKAQQQLIGELYLQHHDWLIQWLRYRIRHPFNAADIVQDTFVRLIQAKHKLASIQEPKAYLINIAKHVLIDQHRRNVIETNYLKNLYDEAQLGQELIQDNTIEDTIQILDFLSVALGKTTAKVRQSFILYYIEGYSQTEIAELTGKSLRSIQGYLADGLSLCYELRHKMHAECEE, encoded by the coding sequence ATGTCTCCTTCCACCTCTTCCAAAGCACAGCAACAGTTAATTGGTGAACTTTATCTTCAGCATCATGACTGGTTAATTCAGTGGCTGAGATATCGGATTCGGCATCCCTTTAATGCTGCCGATATTGTGCAAGATACTTTTGTGCGTTTAATCCAAGCCAAACATAAGTTGGCTTCGATCCAAGAACCCAAAGCCTATCTCATCAATATTGCAAAACACGTTTTGATTGATCAGCATCGTAGAAATGTAATTGAAACCAATTACTTAAAAAATCTCTACGATGAAGCTCAATTAGGACAAGAGCTAATTCAAGACAACACTATTGAAGACACCATACAAATTCTGGATTTTCTATCGGTTGCCTTAGGTAAAACCACCGCTAAAGTGCGCCAGTCCTTTATTCTTTATTATATTGAAGGCTATAGCCAAACCGAGATTGCTGAATTAACAGGAAAATCACTACGTAGCATACAAGGCTATTTAGCCGATGGACTCAGTCTCTGTTATGAGCTACGCCATAAAATGCATGCAGAATGCGAAGAATGA
- a CDS encoding energy transducer TonB, whose amino-acid sequence MMATVSKIRFRDQGLALSVTAGLHIALIAWLCTVEMHETLAEPKPKTIQLQFVQIPPPIKQQPEPKKPEPIVEEKPLHEPVKKQLEKPTEVQPKTTKKFVESQSNKIVPTAAKPTQQVVTEKQTAVAESQKTVDTQSQADIPTQTKTQKSVEPKAQTHLESFDVKNYQPVAKIAPAYPEQALDRKLEGDCTVVYSVNEKGRVENPKAQGDCHPMFVRPSIQAALTFKYQPRLVDGKPTSVSNVKNTFQYRISS is encoded by the coding sequence ATGATGGCAACCGTTTCCAAAATTAGGTTTCGTGATCAAGGCCTAGCTCTGTCGGTCACGGCTGGATTGCATATTGCGCTAATTGCATGGTTATGTACGGTTGAGATGCATGAAACATTGGCGGAACCCAAGCCGAAAACCATTCAATTACAATTTGTGCAAATACCCCCTCCAATCAAACAACAACCTGAACCTAAAAAGCCTGAGCCGATAGTCGAAGAAAAACCCTTACATGAGCCTGTCAAAAAACAGCTTGAGAAACCTACTGAAGTCCAACCGAAAACCACGAAGAAGTTTGTAGAGTCACAGAGCAATAAAATTGTACCTACAGCGGCTAAACCGACACAGCAAGTCGTGACGGAAAAGCAAACGGCAGTAGCGGAATCTCAGAAAACAGTAGATACGCAGTCTCAAGCGGATATACCAACTCAGACGAAGACCCAGAAATCAGTAGAACCTAAAGCACAAACTCATCTTGAATCATTTGATGTTAAAAATTATCAACCTGTTGCAAAAATAGCACCAGCTTACCCTGAACAAGCTTTGGATCGTAAGCTGGAGGGGGATTGTACGGTGGTGTATAGCGTGAACGAAAAAGGGCGGGTAGAAAATCCAAAGGCACAAGGCGACTGCCATCCGATGTTTGTACGACCTTCGATTCAGGCTGCACTCACTTTTAAATATCAGCCTCGTCTCGTCGATGGCAAACCGACCAGTGTGTCGAATGTTAAAAATACCTTCCAATATCGCATCTCAAGTTAA
- a CDS encoding Slam-dependent surface lipoprotein, translating to MKVKQLTLAMIASLGVMGSAQAALVYGQSDTTNLLLGSAYNLSGTAAGGVQGQLLNLKASFEDHLVSFINNPNYGGTYDPATGIYGLAAGIDLASIPFPHTGLGVWKFKNVSPAASNDVWFGEWAKEVKDSAGNYTGAADAATRTVFYIGNNTGASVPNAGTATYSVSGINNGNNLTATGANTFTANFNNATLTGQLTGTGTVSSLQVNADIDASSASFYGTATANGSIAGDASGHFFGNQATNTGSLAGIAQFDDRNLDTAFGGVQTSYTP from the coding sequence ATGAAAGTTAAGCAACTTACACTGGCAATGATTGCTTCATTGGGCGTAATGGGTTCTGCACAAGCAGCCTTGGTTTATGGTCAATCGGACACGACCAATTTGTTATTGGGCTCAGCGTATAACCTTTCTGGCACAGCAGCAGGTGGAGTACAAGGTCAGTTATTGAACTTAAAAGCATCATTTGAAGATCATCTGGTTAGCTTTATTAATAATCCAAATTATGGCGGTACTTATGATCCTGCAACAGGCATCTATGGGTTGGCTGCAGGGATTGATTTGGCCAGTATTCCATTTCCACATACAGGTCTCGGTGTTTGGAAGTTCAAGAATGTAAGCCCCGCTGCAAGCAATGATGTTTGGTTTGGCGAATGGGCCAAAGAGGTGAAAGACAGTGCTGGAAACTATACAGGTGCTGCTGATGCAGCAACCCGTACAGTTTTCTATATTGGCAACAATACTGGCGCATCAGTACCGAATGCAGGTACTGCAACTTATAGCGTGAGTGGCATTAACAATGGAAACAACTTGACTGCCACAGGTGCCAATACCTTTACAGCAAACTTCAATAATGCAACTTTGACGGGCCAATTAACAGGTACAGGAACGGTAAGCAGCCTACAAGTGAATGCTGATATTGATGCAAGCTCAGCAAGCTTCTATGGAACTGCGACTGCAAACGGTTCAATCGCAGGTGATGCATCGGGTCACTTCTTTGGTAACCAAGCGACCAATACTGGTTCTTTAGCGGGTATTGCCCAGTTTGATGACCGTAATTTAGATACAGCCTTTGGTGGTGTTCAGACTTCATATACTCCCTAA
- a CDS encoding porin family protein translates to MKKKWLIGIFFLSQQHIYAADDDTQLRLNQELQQQQLQIEQQFKQQQNIDAHPLPTMVIDGEAVQVQPNVEEVGRALYIAVMQKQWQAAQIYLNRYLNFKDHDLSLAYFAQASLARVQGQAQQAEHLFQQALELQPENMMIRLELARLWTEQQKNKEAKQLFEQVKQHLAGANDQISHNINHSIDAYLKTLDQRDTWQGNVALGIRHATNINNSSERYTLVPTIVGVDANGEYIIRDLKQGTPDPIDASAFDYETVISKRWSLVGQHGFAFKALGYGKSYQKQSDYNEATLNFNAGYSFQNPRNQILVAPVFEHRRYANDTLSNAYGMRAEWMRFIGQDKALKLEAEIEDVDHILYEKQSGIEKSIFVTFWKVLPQQWTLFSGLDYVDHNTEEQYFAAYEQQGVRFGLSKPILDGINLTVFSSLRWRQYDQYVNGFGFDTRRHDFEQNYTAVLQMPKFTLYGLTPNLTYNYNQNKSNVDWLYSNDKQSLSLKFEYKF, encoded by the coding sequence ATGAAAAAAAAATGGTTAATTGGCATATTCTTTTTAAGTCAACAACATATATATGCAGCAGATGACGACACTCAGTTGCGTTTAAACCAAGAATTACAACAACAGCAATTACAAATAGAACAACAGTTCAAACAGCAACAAAACATAGATGCTCATCCATTACCGACGATGGTGATTGATGGGGAGGCCGTCCAAGTTCAGCCAAATGTGGAGGAGGTTGGACGTGCTTTATACATTGCAGTCATGCAAAAACAGTGGCAGGCTGCTCAGATTTACTTAAATCGCTATTTAAATTTTAAAGATCATGACCTGTCTTTGGCTTATTTTGCGCAAGCCTCACTGGCAAGAGTACAAGGTCAGGCGCAACAAGCTGAGCACCTATTTCAGCAGGCCTTAGAATTGCAGCCTGAAAATATGATGATTCGTTTGGAATTGGCAAGATTATGGACAGAACAACAAAAAAATAAAGAAGCCAAACAGTTGTTTGAACAAGTGAAACAGCATTTAGCGGGGGCAAATGATCAAATCAGTCACAATATTAATCACAGCATCGACGCATATTTAAAAACTTTAGATCAACGTGATACATGGCAAGGCAATGTAGCTTTGGGGATACGTCATGCAACCAATATTAATAATTCTTCCGAGCGCTATACACTGGTACCCACCATTGTCGGGGTGGATGCAAATGGTGAATATATTATTCGTGACTTAAAGCAAGGTACTCCAGATCCGATTGATGCAAGTGCATTCGACTATGAAACAGTCATCAGTAAACGCTGGTCACTTGTAGGGCAGCATGGATTTGCATTCAAGGCGTTGGGTTATGGAAAAAGTTATCAAAAGCAAAGTGACTATAATGAAGCTACCCTCAATTTTAATGCAGGCTATAGTTTTCAAAACCCACGTAATCAAATTTTAGTTGCACCTGTGTTTGAACATCGACGCTATGCCAATGATACTTTGTCAAATGCTTATGGTATGCGGGCAGAATGGATGCGTTTTATTGGGCAGGATAAAGCCTTAAAACTGGAAGCAGAAATTGAAGATGTCGATCATATCTTATATGAAAAACAGAGTGGCATTGAAAAGTCGATATTTGTGACCTTTTGGAAAGTTCTACCACAGCAGTGGACGTTGTTTTCAGGATTAGACTATGTCGATCACAATACCGAGGAACAGTATTTTGCAGCCTATGAACAACAAGGTGTTCGCTTTGGGTTGAGTAAACCGATCCTAGATGGAATCAACTTGACTGTGTTTAGCTCTTTACGTTGGAGACAGTACGATCAATATGTCAATGGTTTTGGCTTTGATACCCGACGTCATGATTTTGAACAGAATTATACAGCGGTACTGCAAATGCCCAAATTCACACTATACGGTCTGACCCCCAATTTAACCTACAACTATAACCAAAATAAAAGCAATGTAGACTGGCTATATAGCAATGATAAGCAAAGTTTAAGCTTAAAGTTTGAGTACAAATTTTAA
- a CDS encoding DJ-1/PfpI family protein — MSKQILMLVGDYAEDYETMVPFQFLTGLGYTVHAVCPDKNEGESIATAIHDFEGEQTYSEKRGHNFAINYNFEAVHTADYVGLVIPGGRAPEYLRMNERILEIVREFDTAKKPIAAVCHGAQILAAADVLKGRTCSAYPACAAEVKLAGGTYADIEVTEAVTDGHLITAPGWPAHPAWMAQFIQALGATVTI; from the coding sequence ATGTCAAAACAAATTTTAATGCTCGTGGGTGACTATGCTGAAGACTATGAAACCATGGTACCTTTTCAGTTTTTAACAGGTCTCGGTTATACCGTACACGCGGTCTGCCCCGATAAAAATGAAGGCGAAAGCATCGCTACAGCTATTCATGACTTTGAAGGTGAGCAGACCTATAGTGAAAAACGCGGTCATAACTTTGCCATTAATTACAACTTTGAAGCGGTACACACTGCGGACTATGTCGGTTTAGTGATTCCCGGTGGTCGTGCACCCGAATACTTACGTATGAATGAACGTATCCTTGAAATCGTACGTGAGTTTGATACTGCGAAAAAGCCAATTGCAGCGGTTTGTCATGGTGCTCAAATTCTTGCGGCAGCCGATGTACTCAAAGGTCGTACGTGTTCAGCTTACCCTGCGTGCGCAGCCGAGGTGAAACTAGCAGGCGGGACTTATGCGGACATTGAAGTGACAGAAGCTGTAACCGATGGGCACTTGATCACAGCACCTGGTTGGCCTGCACACCCTGCTTGGATGGCGCAATTTATTCAAGCTTTAGGGGCGACTGTGACGATTTAA
- the sbmA gene encoding peptide antibiotic transporter SbmA translates to MFKSFFPNPRWFFISVLLWSVINVGLWYSGGNTWGSAIGWPQGYATAELPIGVSRFWSPSFLWFYLWFFIATTLFGLFWRFVSDNKWQRWSIWGSAFILFNIWFGVQVSVAINAWYGPFWDMIQSMLGKGGNIKDLYMGTLTFLYIAMVAVTFAVINAFFTSHYVFRWRTAMNEYYTEHWEKLRHIEGAAQRVQEDTMRFATIMEDLGVELINSVMLLVAFLPILFELSKHVPELPVVGEIKHSLVWAAIIWAVFGTVLLMVVGSKLPGLEFNNQKVEAAYRKELVYGEDHADRAQPATLTELFSRVRKNYFRLYFHYAYFNLVATWYRQLDILYNLVVLFPAIASGKMTLGLINQIGNVFGKVRESFQYLIMSWKTIIELLSIYKRLKAFESVLDK, encoded by the coding sequence ATGTTTAAGTCATTTTTCCCAAACCCTAGATGGTTTTTCATTTCGGTATTACTTTGGTCGGTGATCAATGTCGGACTGTGGTATTCAGGGGGGAATACATGGGGAAGCGCCATAGGTTGGCCGCAAGGATATGCAACGGCTGAACTGCCTATTGGGGTCAGCCGTTTTTGGTCTCCATCTTTTCTGTGGTTTTATCTCTGGTTTTTTATAGCAACAACTCTTTTTGGCTTATTTTGGCGTTTTGTCTCAGACAATAAATGGCAAAGATGGTCGATTTGGGGCTCCGCATTTATTCTGTTTAACATCTGGTTTGGTGTACAGGTTAGTGTTGCGATCAATGCTTGGTATGGTCCTTTTTGGGACATGATCCAGAGCATGCTTGGCAAAGGGGGCAACATTAAAGATTTGTATATGGGAACTTTAACCTTCTTGTATATTGCGATGGTTGCGGTCACTTTTGCTGTGATCAATGCTTTTTTTACCAGTCACTATGTGTTCCGTTGGCGTACAGCTATGAATGAATATTACACAGAGCATTGGGAAAAATTACGTCATATTGAAGGGGCAGCTCAACGTGTGCAGGAAGATACCATGCGTTTTGCTACGATCATGGAAGATTTAGGTGTCGAGTTGATTAATTCGGTTATGCTTTTAGTTGCATTTTTACCGATCTTATTTGAATTGTCCAAACATGTGCCTGAGTTGCCTGTCGTGGGGGAAATAAAGCACTCCTTGGTTTGGGCAGCTATTATTTGGGCTGTTTTTGGCACGGTCTTGTTAATGGTGGTGGGAAGTAAATTACCAGGTTTAGAGTTTAACAATCAGAAGGTTGAAGCAGCTTACCGTAAAGAGTTGGTGTATGGCGAAGACCATGCAGACCGCGCTCAACCTGCTACGTTGACTGAACTATTTAGTCGAGTGCGTAAAAATTATTTCCGACTGTATTTTCACTATGCTTATTTCAATTTAGTGGCAACATGGTATCGACAGTTAGACATTTTATATAATTTGGTGGTGTTATTCCCTGCAATTGCTTCAGGGAAAATGACCCTCGGTTTAATCAACCAAATTGGTAATGTTTTTGGCAAAGTTCGTGAATCATTTCAGTATTTAATTATGTCGTGGAAAACCATTATCGAACTTTTGTCAATCTATAAGCGTTTGAAGGCTTTCGAATCAGTTTTAGATAAATAA
- a CDS encoding YbaN family protein: protein MQNTELSSISKHKDDSDSNLAKSIWVRWVCIGLAWVCLAIGTLGIIIPGLPTFDFYFLATIFAAKGSARLHRWIVQNRVIGPLLQQWKEHKTLPTKAKILSLLSMSLAAGLMLWKVPHPYFVGIAIIIMITVQIWIWWKK from the coding sequence ATGCAAAATACCGAGTTAAGTTCAATATCCAAACATAAGGATGACTCAGATTCGAATCTTGCAAAATCAATTTGGGTACGTTGGGTGTGTATTGGGCTTGCTTGGGTCTGTTTGGCTATAGGCACATTAGGAATCATTATTCCTGGTTTACCTACTTTTGATTTTTATTTTTTAGCCACTATTTTTGCTGCTAAAGGTTCGGCGCGTTTACATCGTTGGATTGTACAGAATCGGGTTATTGGTCCCCTTTTACAACAATGGAAAGAACATAAAACCTTACCGACAAAAGCGAAAATACTTTCTTTGTTGAGTATGAGCCTTGCTGCTGGACTTATGCTTTGGAAAGTACCACATCCTTATTTTGTCGGTATTGCAATTATTATTATGATCACTGTGCAAATTTGGATTTGGTGGAAAAAATAA
- a CDS encoding biliverdin-producing heme oxygenase — MTTSMNQQLETSLSQRLKTETSTEHDRMEQLMAQAKVFENQSNYARFTLSQYYFQKDVEHLYAHPEVVRIIPDLDVRGRSDAALLDLKDLGLAPQSSSIATDHVSFPQALGWIYVSEGSTLGAAFLFKAAQSQFGFSADFAARNLAAYPEGRAVVWKRFKQAMDDANFSQEQQDQVIEGAMQGFSRFGQLLADLEQLK; from the coding sequence GTGACCACCAGTATGAACCAGCAGCTAGAAACAAGTTTATCTCAGCGTCTAAAAACGGAAACTTCGACAGAACATGATCGAATGGAACAGTTAATGGCACAAGCAAAAGTCTTTGAAAACCAAAGTAACTATGCGCGCTTTACTTTATCTCAATATTATTTCCAGAAAGATGTTGAACACTTATATGCACACCCTGAAGTGGTACGTATTATCCCAGACTTAGATGTGCGTGGTCGTTCAGATGCTGCGCTGTTGGACTTAAAAGATCTAGGGTTAGCACCTCAATCCAGTAGCATTGCAACAGATCATGTTAGCTTTCCTCAAGCTTTGGGCTGGATCTATGTGTCTGAAGGTTCGACTTTAGGTGCAGCATTTTTATTTAAAGCAGCACAGAGCCAGTTTGGTTTTAGCGCTGACTTTGCTGCGCGTAATTTAGCTGCTTATCCAGAGGGGCGTGCTGTGGTCTGGAAACGTTTTAAGCAGGCTATGGATGATGCCAACTTCAGTCAAGAGCAGCAAGATCAGGTTATTGAGGGCGCGATGCAAGGCTTTTCTCGCTTTGGTCAATTGTTAGCAGACTTAGAACAATTGAAGTAA
- a CDS encoding TonB-dependent receptor domain-containing protein encodes MGHSSKQFKQQVTYLSLCISLAISSTLAMQSVSAASQVAEMNYHIPQGNLTSALNLVAQKANVTLLLDPKKTNLFQAPALNGKYTADEAFQHLLKDTPFSLQKNATGYLLKEAPTTSKSDTVQNKVIAQALPESQSTQALDVENPNSVHVQLEALSFSGEKERDEQGYDDVYDKNISTVYAGKEAIERFKGTTPSDLLKGMSNVYSGDARNSGALDPNIRGMQGQGRVPVTIDGTEQSMTVWRGYNGANSRSYIDPNLLSSIQVVKGSVLDRDVKTGIAGGVSVKTLEADDVVREGQRYGAEIKVEGATNTTKAQKMHSYHGQDYRDVAESKGWDKLGSYNGEDPLGQVTPKTSSDNKLTHLEDQALRIAVATKQDQFDLLAAYAYRDRGNYFAGKHNSDFFKQGDRSNIDYNTGLVPYMATVWQPGNEVTNTSNRMESWLLKGNWRPNDDHALQLTYRDTNTIYGEIMPSRIMWQTQDNVPQWPVSEVSTKAYSLKYRFNPENSRWLDFSANLFQTDTESQTYSAGGFVNWISKRDYVWEANVDRDGDGVRDRSPGDGFTILDTAFTDAKTTHKGVSLSNKFNFMDALSLIVGADLTREKLTTKDEYINDSQGTSAFRMLPRAGHRSENQYWFNFDWQATSWLNLTAGARSVSYSSFDDFLNGNKDSIAGLSETTRTIGQKLSYTENVDVYTQEMFDEMDQNGAFAYDWGGVNLALRNRAKRAIGKAYQFKGVHYWYADADGKFHAENNPFLNGTVDLSQKDLALNTNGQPDVSSSEVTETNSTVVKKKKDHKNWAPAVSAAITLNPNNRFYINYTEAYRMPSMFETTLGFSASQSGYDLKPEHAHNFELAYVYNMKDLFNLQKGHADIKLAYFHNKTEDVIERNNQLKFSNIDKQTVEGYEFSGRFDNGKYFTDLSLVYNSKNEVCDESSGLLASLDAMTMSGVAKTCINYGFPTGYLVNMALPEYQANLTLGTRLLDNKLELGTRLNYFEGYDHPYIGTELVAWFNAPLQWDDTLTVDAYAHYQHSEHLGLDLIGTNLTNQYYLDPLTRSAVAAPGRAFKLALSYKF; translated from the coding sequence ATGGGGCATTCATCAAAACAATTTAAACAGCAGGTGACATATTTAAGTCTCTGTATATCACTAGCCATTTCATCGACATTGGCTATGCAGTCTGTTTCAGCGGCATCACAAGTTGCTGAAATGAATTACCACATTCCACAGGGTAATTTGACCAGTGCGTTGAATTTGGTTGCGCAGAAAGCCAATGTGACTTTGTTACTCGACCCGAAAAAAACCAATCTGTTCCAAGCACCTGCTTTAAACGGAAAATACACAGCCGACGAAGCTTTCCAGCATTTATTAAAAGATACGCCTTTTAGTTTGCAAAAAAATGCGACAGGTTATTTGTTAAAAGAAGCTCCGACTACATCAAAGTCAGATACAGTACAAAATAAGGTCATTGCACAAGCATTGCCTGAGTCGCAAAGTACACAGGCTCTTGACGTGGAAAACCCAAACTCTGTTCATGTACAGCTCGAAGCCCTCAGTTTTAGTGGCGAAAAAGAACGAGATGAGCAAGGCTATGATGATGTCTATGATAAAAATATTTCGACCGTCTATGCAGGCAAAGAAGCGATTGAGCGTTTTAAAGGGACGACGCCTTCAGATTTACTGAAAGGAATGTCGAATGTGTATAGTGGCGATGCTCGTAATAGTGGGGCTTTAGATCCGAATATCCGTGGTATGCAAGGGCAGGGACGTGTACCTGTCACGATTGATGGAACAGAACAGTCGATGACGGTCTGGCGTGGCTACAACGGTGCCAATAGTCGCAGTTATATTGATCCGAATTTGCTCAGCTCGATTCAAGTAGTGAAAGGTTCAGTTTTAGATCGTGATGTGAAAACGGGCATTGCTGGTGGGGTATCGGTTAAGACTTTAGAAGCGGATGATGTTGTACGTGAAGGACAGCGCTATGGTGCTGAAATTAAAGTAGAAGGCGCGACGAATACCACCAAAGCCCAAAAAATGCATTCTTATCATGGGCAAGATTATCGGGATGTCGCAGAATCTAAAGGTTGGGATAAGCTCGGTAGCTATAATGGTGAAGACCCATTGGGTCAAGTGACTCCAAAAACCAGCAGTGACAATAAACTTACACATTTAGAAGATCAGGCACTGCGTATTGCGGTGGCGACCAAACAAGATCAATTTGATTTGCTTGCAGCTTATGCCTATCGAGACCGTGGCAACTACTTTGCAGGAAAGCATAATAGTGACTTTTTTAAGCAGGGCGATCGTAGCAACATTGATTACAATACAGGGCTGGTACCTTATATGGCAACGGTCTGGCAACCGGGCAATGAGGTCACCAATACTTCTAATCGTATGGAATCTTGGCTGTTAAAGGGGAACTGGCGACCAAACGATGATCATGCGCTACAACTGACCTATCGAGATACCAACACCATTTATGGCGAAATTATGCCTTCGCGAATTATGTGGCAGACGCAGGACAATGTTCCACAGTGGCCTGTCAGCGAAGTAAGTACGAAAGCTTATAGTTTAAAATATAGATTTAACCCTGAAAATAGCCGTTGGCTTGATTTCAGTGCAAACTTATTTCAGACCGATACAGAATCACAAACCTATTCAGCAGGTGGTTTCGTGAACTGGATTTCAAAACGGGACTATGTTTGGGAAGCCAATGTTGACCGTGATGGAGATGGTGTTCGAGATAGAAGTCCAGGTGATGGTTTTACCATTCTTGACACCGCATTTACCGATGCCAAAACCACTCATAAGGGCGTGAGTCTCAGTAACAAGTTTAACTTTATGGATGCCTTAAGTTTAATTGTTGGAGCGGATTTAACGCGTGAAAAACTGACCACCAAAGATGAATATATCAATGATAGTCAGGGCACCTCTGCTTTTCGTATGTTGCCACGAGCAGGACATCGTTCAGAAAATCAATATTGGTTTAACTTTGATTGGCAGGCGACGTCATGGCTGAACTTAACGGCAGGTGCCCGCTCGGTTTCGTATAGTTCTTTTGATGACTTTTTAAATGGCAATAAAGACAGCATTGCGGGTTTATCGGAAACCACACGGACCATTGGGCAGAAACTGTCTTATACGGAAAACGTCGATGTCTATACCCAAGAAATGTTTGATGAAATGGATCAAAATGGAGCTTTTGCTTATGATTGGGGGGGCGTTAATCTTGCGCTACGCAACCGCGCCAAACGTGCCATTGGAAAAGCCTATCAATTTAAAGGGGTACATTACTGGTATGCCGACGCAGATGGCAAGTTTCATGCAGAGAACAATCCATTCTTAAATGGAACAGTCGACTTAAGTCAAAAAGACTTGGCGCTCAATACCAATGGTCAGCCTGATGTCAGTTCTTCTGAAGTCACAGAGACTAACTCAACTGTGGTGAAAAAGAAAAAAGACCATAAAAATTGGGCACCTGCTGTTTCGGCAGCCATTACATTGAATCCGAACAACCGTTTTTATATTAACTATACTGAAGCCTATCGCATGCCGAGCATGTTTGAAACGACTTTAGGGTTTTCGGCATCACAGTCAGGTTATGATCTAAAACCCGAGCATGCCCACAATTTTGAACTGGCTTATGTATATAACATGAAGGATTTGTTTAACTTACAAAAAGGGCATGCAGACATCAAACTGGCATATTTTCATAATAAAACAGAAGATGTAATTGAACGTAATAACCAACTGAAATTTAGCAATATTGATAAACAGACAGTCGAAGGTTATGAGTTTTCAGGGCGTTTTGACAATGGTAAATACTTTACCGATTTATCCTTGGTTTATAACTCAAAAAATGAAGTCTGCGATGAAAGTTCAGGTCTGCTTGCCAGTCTAGACGCCATGACTATGTCGGGTGTAGCAAAAACCTGTATCAATTATGGTTTCCCAACAGGTTATTTGGTCAATATGGCCTTACCAGAATACCAAGCGAACCTAACCCTCGGCACACGGTTATTGGATAACAAATTAGAGCTAGGCACACGTCTGAATTATTTTGAAGGCTATGACCATCCTTATATTGGAACTGAATTGGTGGCTTGGTTTAACGCACCTCTGCAATGGGATGACACGCTAACCGTTGATGCCTATGCACACTACCAACACAGTGAGCATTTAGGTCTGGATCTAATTGGTACCAACTTAACCAATCAATACTACTTGGATCCTTTAACCCGTTCTGCGGTTGCGGCTCCAGGTCGTGCCTTTAAATTAGCATTGAGCTATAAGTTTTAA
- a CDS encoding FecR family protein — MKDARHIRKEIALWVIRLNCDNPTERAQVQQEFQAWQRNHPQYLPYFEEFRDFDLEMQNLSRQQNLHGETVEQTFQAIEHEQQKVISLFNQAVFSLMAISCLGYLSFTYIPFSYYFADYKTATSEVKNIVLDDGSMLTLAPKSAIKVDYTTGQRRIELIQGDIYVDVAKNPARPFIVHTKQADYQALGTRFIVNQYTDTSALNMLHSRVQARANLTAQAKPLIVSEGQRIQVDAHGLGKIEVFDTQMFKTSWQMQQIQANQLALPDLLNRLNAYHSGYMIFNEKELSQIKVTGIINPQQDLLGTLQLIQLQYPQLEFFQIGNYVTYVKMKAS; from the coding sequence ATGAAAGACGCTCGGCATATTCGTAAAGAAATTGCCCTTTGGGTGATTCGACTCAACTGTGACAACCCAACTGAGCGTGCACAAGTTCAGCAAGAGTTTCAGGCTTGGCAAAGAAATCATCCGCAATATCTGCCCTATTTTGAAGAATTCCGAGACTTTGATCTTGAAATGCAGAACCTATCACGCCAGCAAAACCTACATGGTGAAACTGTCGAACAAACCTTTCAAGCCATTGAGCATGAACAGCAAAAAGTTATCTCATTGTTTAATCAGGCTGTTTTCTCACTGATGGCCATCAGTTGTCTTGGTTATTTGAGTTTTACTTATATTCCCTTTTCTTATTATTTTGCAGACTATAAAACTGCAACCAGTGAAGTGAAGAATATTGTACTCGATGATGGCTCAATGCTGACCCTCGCGCCTAAATCAGCGATAAAAGTGGATTACACCACTGGGCAAAGAAGAATCGAATTAATCCAAGGTGATATCTATGTTGATGTCGCTAAGAACCCTGCTCGCCCTTTTATCGTCCATACAAAACAAGCTGACTATCAAGCACTTGGAACACGTTTTATTGTCAACCAATATACCGATACAAGTGCACTGAATATGTTGCATTCACGTGTTCAAGCCCGTGCTAATCTGACTGCTCAGGCTAAGCCTTTAATTGTTTCAGAAGGTCAACGGATACAAGTTGACGCTCATGGCCTTGGAAAAATCGAAGTCTTTGATACACAAATGTTCAAAACTTCATGGCAAATGCAACAAATTCAGGCCAATCAACTGGCTTTACCTGATCTTCTCAATCGCTTAAATGCTTACCATAGTGGCTACATGATTTTTAATGAAAAAGAACTCAGCCAAATTAAAGTGACGGGGATTATTAACCCTCAACAAGACTTGCTTGGAACACTGCAATTGATCCAGTTACAGTACCCTCAGCTTGAGTTTTTTCAAATCGGAAACTATGTGACCTACGTCAAAATGAAAGCCTCTTAA